Proteins encoded by one window of Acidimicrobiales bacterium:
- a CDS encoding amino acid ABC transporter permease, with amino-acid sequence MSEFRSSRDGRITDERPWWDTFPWWSVIILAVLVWMGFQIIVNDDYGLAWERIIPGLGLTLRSTIYAFGIALGIALIAGTGQMSRNVIIRNLARTYVEFVRGIPMLPLIFTVALILVPEFTDLLNTRLNAWFGWEFNLSFEMRATVTLAVIYGAYMAEIFRGGIQSIPPGQTEAGRSLGLNRRQTMRSVVLPQAMRAIIPPMGNDFIAILKDTSLLSVLGALEITQRARQFSASTFKFREGYFVSAFIYLVLTLSLSVLLGVLERRMTRDRKGER; translated from the coding sequence ATGAGCGAATTTCGGTCGTCGCGCGACGGCCGTATCACCGACGAACGGCCGTGGTGGGACACCTTCCCGTGGTGGTCGGTGATCATTCTCGCTGTGCTGGTGTGGATGGGCTTCCAGATCATCGTCAACGACGACTACGGCCTCGCCTGGGAACGGATCATTCCCGGCCTTGGGCTCACTCTTCGCTCCACCATCTACGCCTTCGGCATTGCTCTGGGAATAGCGCTGATCGCCGGTACCGGCCAGATGTCGCGCAACGTGATAATCCGAAATCTGGCCCGCACCTACGTCGAGTTCGTCCGGGGCATCCCCATGCTGCCCCTGATCTTCACCGTGGCCCTGATCCTCGTTCCAGAGTTCACCGACCTGCTCAACACCCGCCTGAATGCGTGGTTCGGTTGGGAGTTCAACCTGTCGTTCGAGATGCGGGCCACGGTGACTCTCGCGGTCATCTATGGGGCCTACATGGCCGAAATCTTCCGAGGCGGTATCCAATCGATCCCACCGGGCCAGACCGAAGCTGGCCGGTCTCTAGGGCTAAACCGTCGCCAGACCATGCGATCAGTGGTCCTGCCCCAGGCCATGCGGGCCATCATTCCGCCTATGGGCAATGACTTCATTGCCATCCTCAAGGACACATCACTGCTTTCGGTACTTGGGGCCCTGGAGATCACCCAACGAGCCCGCCAGTTCTCAGCCAGCACGTTCAAGTTCCGTGAGGGTTACTTCGTGTCGGCCTTCATCTACCTAGTCCTGACCCTCAGCCTCTCAGTGCTTCTGGGTGTACTGGAGCGGCGCATGACCCGTGACCGAAAGGGCGAACGATGA